The Streptomyces kanamyceticus genome window below encodes:
- a CDS encoding carbohydrate ABC transporter permease, giving the protein MKSPTAAKATSSDISTAGPALKELPDGTRRGARGARVRRQLPTSPWLFAAPGLVIVAVFILYPFISTLNNAFTDKRTLIPGEYVGFANFSELLHDDMFWIGLRNSTLYVLVVVPALVLLPLLLAMLVQKHIPGITFFRSAFYTPVVASIVVVGLIWVWMLDERGLVNAVLEAVGVGKVGFLSDQWLLLFSAMAVTVWKGLGYYMIIYLAALANVPRELHEAAAVDGAGAFRRFITVTVPAVRSTMVLVGALSSVAAFKVFSEVYLMAGPAGGPAGEDTTLVMLVQRVGTGLTGRVGYASAISVVVFVVTVALMLLVLRADRKEDA; this is encoded by the coding sequence ATGAAGAGTCCCACCGCCGCCAAGGCGACATCGTCCGACATCAGTACCGCGGGCCCCGCCCTCAAAGAGCTGCCCGACGGCACCCGCCGCGGCGCGCGGGGTGCTCGGGTCCGGCGTCAACTGCCCACGAGCCCCTGGCTGTTCGCCGCCCCCGGGCTCGTCATCGTCGCCGTATTCATCCTCTATCCGTTCATCAGCACGCTGAACAACGCCTTCACCGACAAGCGGACGCTGATCCCCGGCGAGTACGTGGGCTTCGCCAACTTCTCGGAGCTGCTGCACGACGACATGTTCTGGATCGGCCTGCGCAACAGCACGCTGTACGTCCTCGTGGTCGTCCCCGCGCTCGTACTGCTGCCCCTGCTGCTCGCGATGCTCGTCCAGAAGCACATCCCCGGCATCACCTTCTTCCGGTCCGCCTTCTACACCCCGGTGGTCGCCTCCATCGTGGTCGTCGGCCTGATCTGGGTGTGGATGCTCGACGAACGCGGCCTGGTCAACGCCGTGCTCGAGGCCGTGGGCGTCGGGAAGGTCGGCTTCCTCAGCGACCAGTGGCTGCTCCTGTTCAGCGCCATGGCCGTCACGGTCTGGAAGGGCCTCGGCTACTACATGATCATTTATCTCGCGGCGCTCGCCAACGTGCCGCGCGAGCTCCACGAGGCGGCCGCGGTCGACGGCGCCGGAGCGTTCCGCCGCTTCATCACCGTCACCGTGCCCGCCGTGCGCTCCACCATGGTCCTGGTCGGCGCGCTCTCCTCGGTCGCCGCCTTCAAGGTGTTCTCCGAGGTCTACCTGATGGCGGGCCCCGCCGGCGGCCCCGCGGGCGAGGACACCACGCTCGTGATGCTGGTGCAGCGCGTCGGCACCGGCCTGACCGGACGGGTCGGCTACGCGTCGGCCATCTCGGTCGTCGTCTTCGTCGTCACCGTCGCACTGATGCTGCTCGTGCTGCGGGCGGACCGGAAGGAGGACGCGTGA
- a CDS encoding FadR/GntR family transcriptional regulator: MDQPDQSAPQKGTVTQRAIEQIKAMIGEGRLEPGQRLPTERDLAVQLGISRSSMREAIRALTVLGVLEARHGSGIYVTQLEAGDLLETFGVVADLSRGPQLVELLEVRRVLESTATALAAARISSDQLADVEKHLEAMSATDDPEEILSHDLAFHRTIAFAAGNDTMAAILEGLSSRTFRARVWRGYQEEGAFERTRREHARIHRALVARDPEAARAAAAAHVGEVEEWLRAQLDG; the protein is encoded by the coding sequence GTGGACCAGCCAGACCAGTCCGCCCCGCAGAAGGGCACCGTGACGCAGCGGGCCATCGAGCAGATCAAGGCGATGATCGGCGAGGGTCGCCTTGAGCCGGGGCAACGCCTGCCCACGGAGCGGGACTTGGCCGTCCAGCTGGGCATCTCGCGCAGCTCGATGCGCGAGGCGATCCGCGCGCTGACGGTGCTCGGCGTCCTGGAGGCGCGGCACGGCTCGGGCATCTACGTGACGCAGTTGGAGGCCGGGGACCTCCTGGAGACCTTCGGGGTGGTGGCGGACCTGTCCAGGGGGCCGCAGCTCGTGGAACTGCTCGAAGTGCGGCGGGTCCTGGAGTCGACGGCCACCGCGCTGGCCGCCGCACGCATCTCGTCGGACCAACTGGCCGATGTCGAGAAGCACTTGGAAGCGATGAGCGCCACCGACGACCCGGAGGAGATCCTCTCCCACGACCTCGCGTTCCACCGCACGATCGCGTTCGCCGCGGGCAACGACACGATGGCCGCGATCCTGGAGGGCCTCTCCTCGCGCACGTTCCGTGCCCGGGTGTGGCGCGGCTACCAGGAGGAGGGCGCCTTCGAACGCACCCGCCGCGAACACGCCCGCATCCACCGGGCCCTGGTCGCCCGCGACCCGGAGGCGGCACGGGCCGCGGCCGCGGCGCACGTCGGCGAGGTGGAGGAGTGGCTGCGGGCGCAGTTGGACGGGTAG
- a CDS encoding ABC transporter substrate-binding protein: MRISRIPRRAVAAGAVLAVLLPLSACGDGDEGGSTDASGKIEGKITFQTWNLKANFKPYFEGLVDEFEKKYPGTEVHWVDQPGEGYADKISADAAGGTLPDVVNVSPDLVAPLAKAGIAMDLDKAAGKYEKEYLPGAWKSHQIPGTEGTYAFPWYLNTGPLFYNKRLFKDAGLDADKPPTTYDQLFEDALELSKKSDGKVATLANAPTIEDFGRYGVPLMDKEGTGFSFNDAKGVELLTKYKKLYDAKALDGQALTATPESTGKKFLTEAVAMNPGSALDLEKFKKDAPTLYKNIGITPQISSTGKDNMYVMGLMVNARTKQTPAAVAFAHFVTDAQHQMEFAKKVAIFPSTKGSLDDPYFTKQDGKEDTRVRVAAAKSIKTAVNYTPVLFSEQMKVELRNAVARALQGKESPKEALDNAVKNCDRLLKQS, from the coding sequence GTGCGTATCTCCCGCATCCCCCGCAGAGCGGTCGCCGCAGGCGCCGTCCTCGCCGTCCTGTTGCCCCTGAGCGCCTGTGGCGACGGGGACGAGGGCGGTTCCACGGACGCGTCGGGCAAGATCGAAGGCAAGATCACCTTCCAGACCTGGAACCTGAAGGCGAACTTCAAGCCCTACTTCGAGGGCCTCGTCGACGAGTTCGAGAAGAAGTACCCCGGCACCGAGGTCCACTGGGTCGACCAGCCCGGCGAGGGCTACGCGGACAAGATCAGCGCCGACGCCGCGGGGGGCACGCTGCCCGACGTCGTGAACGTCTCGCCCGACTTGGTCGCCCCGCTCGCCAAGGCGGGCATCGCCATGGACCTCGACAAGGCCGCGGGGAAGTACGAGAAGGAGTACCTGCCCGGCGCCTGGAAGAGCCACCAGATACCCGGCACCGAGGGCACCTACGCCTTCCCCTGGTACCTGAACACCGGGCCGCTCTTCTACAACAAGCGCCTCTTCAAGGACGCGGGCCTGGACGCGGACAAGCCCCCGACGACGTACGACCAGCTCTTCGAGGACGCCCTGGAGCTCTCGAAGAAGAGCGACGGCAAGGTCGCCACGCTCGCCAACGCCCCCACCATCGAGGACTTCGGCCGCTACGGCGTACCGCTGATGGACAAGGAAGGCACCGGCTTCTCCTTCAACGACGCCAAGGGCGTCGAACTCCTCACCAAGTACAAGAAGTTGTACGACGCCAAGGCGCTCGACGGGCAGGCGCTGACCGCGACGCCCGAGTCGACGGGCAAGAAGTTCCTCACCGAGGCCGTCGCCATGAACCCCGGCAGCGCGCTCGACCTGGAGAAGTTCAAGAAGGACGCGCCGACGCTCTACAAGAACATCGGCATCACGCCGCAGATCAGCAGCACCGGCAAGGACAACATGTACGTGATGGGCCTGATGGTGAACGCCCGCACCAAGCAGACCCCGGCCGCCGTCGCCTTCGCGCACTTCGTCACGGACGCCCAGCACCAGATGGAGTTCGCCAAGAAGGTCGCGATCTTCCCCAGCACCAAGGGCTCCCTGGACGACCCGTACTTCACCAAGCAGGACGGCAAGGAGGACACGCGGGTCCGCGTCGCCGCCGCCAAGTCCATCAAGACCGCGGTGAACTACACGCCCGTGCTCTTCAGCGAGCAGATGAAGGTCGAGCTCCGCAACGCCGTCGCCCGCGCGCTGCAGGGCAAGGAGAGCCCCAAGGAAGCGCTCGACAACGCTGTCAAGAACTGTGACCGGCTGCTGAAGCAGAGCTGA
- a CDS encoding alpha-mannosidase, with the protein MHDDRTLVEARLKRVLDERIRPAVYPASVPLDVAVWNAPGEPVPVAEGLAAEVSPTAVGEKWGAPWGTSWFRVTGTVPKEWAGKTVEAILDLGFDENMPGFQCEGLVYRPDGTPVKGLNPRNQWVRVAAPAEGGEEVRLHIEGASNPVILDYHPFLPTQLGDKETAGSEPQYTLERMDLAVFDETVWQLVIDLEVLGELMRELPENSGRRYDIVRAVGRALDAVDLQDVNGSAAAARARLEGVLATPAEPSAHRISAVGHAHIDSAWLWPLRETVRKVARTTSNMTALLEDEPDFVFAMSQAQQWAWIKEHRPEVWAKVKKAVADGRFVPTGGMWVESDTNMPGSEAMARQFVHGKRFFIDEFGVENDEAWLPDTFGFAAGLPQIIKAAGAKWLLTQKISWSQTNRFPHHTFNWEGIDGTRIFTHFPPVDTYNCSMKGSEIAHAAKNFKDKGVARHSLAPTGWGDGGGGTTREMIAKAGRLKDLEGSATVQWETPAEFFEKAEAEYPNPPVWVGELYLELHRATLTSQAGTKQGNRRSEHLLREAELWAATAAVRSAEFAYPYEQLDRIWKTVLLHQFHDILPGSSIAWVHREARATYAALAQELTGIIDKAQRALAGEGSGSLVFNSAPHTRDGVPAGGARPAAIDGQSAIASRADGGFVLDNGLLRVEVDARGLVVSAYDLVADRETVAPGGAANLPQLHADFPNMWDAWDVDEFYRNTVTDLTDADEVEPGEGASVRIVRTFGASRLTQVLSLEPGVQRLDIDTEVDWHETEKFLKLSFPLDIHAERYASETQFGHFYRATHTNTSWEAAKFEACNHRFVHMEEPGWGVALVNDSTYGHDVTRAVRAEDSGTTTTVRVSLLRAPRFPDPETDQGVHRFRHALVPGAAIGDAVREGYRINLPERRVSGGSDVAPLVTVDNDAVVVTAVKLADDGSGDVVVRFHESRGGRAKTTLAAGFSAGSVAVTDLLERPLADAAAPELADGAVSLTLRPFELVTLRFSRS; encoded by the coding sequence ATGCATGACGACCGCACCCTGGTCGAAGCCCGCCTCAAGCGCGTTCTGGACGAGCGCATCAGGCCCGCCGTGTATCCCGCGTCCGTGCCGCTCGACGTCGCCGTGTGGAACGCGCCGGGCGAACCCGTGCCGGTGGCCGAAGGGCTCGCCGCCGAGGTCTCGCCGACCGCCGTCGGGGAGAAGTGGGGCGCGCCCTGGGGCACCAGCTGGTTCCGGGTGACGGGGACCGTGCCGAAGGAGTGGGCGGGGAAGACCGTCGAGGCGATACTCGACCTCGGCTTCGACGAGAACATGCCCGGCTTCCAGTGCGAGGGCCTCGTCTACCGCCCGGACGGCACCCCGGTGAAGGGCCTCAACCCGCGCAACCAGTGGGTGCGCGTCGCCGCCCCCGCCGAGGGCGGCGAGGAGGTGCGGCTGCACATCGAGGGCGCGTCCAACCCCGTCATCCTCGACTACCACCCCTTCCTGCCCACCCAGCTGGGCGACAAGGAGACCGCGGGCAGCGAGCCCCAGTACACCCTGGAGCGCATGGACCTGGCCGTCTTCGACGAGACGGTGTGGCAGCTCGTCATCGACCTCGAAGTCCTCGGCGAGCTGATGCGGGAGCTGCCCGAGAACTCCGGGCGGCGTTACGACATCGTGCGCGCGGTCGGCCGTGCGCTCGACGCCGTCGACCTGCAGGACGTGAACGGTTCCGCCGCCGCCGCGCGGGCGCGCCTTGAAGGGGTGCTCGCCACCCCCGCCGAGCCCTCCGCGCACCGGATCAGCGCCGTCGGGCACGCGCACATCGACTCCGCGTGGCTGTGGCCGCTGCGCGAGACCGTGCGCAAGGTGGCGCGGACGACCTCCAACATGACCGCGCTCCTGGAGGACGAGCCCGACTTCGTGTTCGCCATGTCCCAGGCGCAGCAGTGGGCGTGGATCAAGGAGCACAGGCCCGAGGTGTGGGCGAAGGTCAAGAAGGCCGTCGCCGACGGGCGGTTCGTGCCCACCGGCGGCATGTGGGTCGAGTCGGACACGAACATGCCGGGCTCGGAGGCGATGGCCCGTCAGTTCGTGCACGGCAAGCGGTTCTTCATCGACGAGTTCGGCGTGGAGAACGACGAGGCGTGGCTGCCCGACACCTTCGGCTTCGCCGCGGGCCTGCCGCAGATCATCAAGGCGGCGGGCGCCAAGTGGCTGCTCACGCAGAAGATCTCGTGGTCGCAGACCAACCGCTTCCCGCACCACACCTTCAACTGGGAAGGCATCGACGGCACACGTATCTTCACGCACTTCCCGCCCGTCGACACCTACAACTGCTCGATGAAGGGCAGCGAGATCGCCCACGCGGCGAAGAACTTCAAGGACAAGGGCGTCGCCCGGCACTCCCTGGCGCCCACCGGATGGGGCGACGGAGGCGGCGGCACCACCCGCGAGATGATCGCCAAGGCGGGGCGCCTGAAGGACCTCGAAGGCTCGGCGACCGTCCAGTGGGAGACGCCCGCGGAGTTCTTCGAGAAGGCCGAGGCCGAGTACCCCAACCCGCCGGTCTGGGTCGGCGAGCTCTACCTGGAGCTGCACCGCGCGACCCTCACCAGCCAGGCGGGCACCAAGCAGGGCAACCGGCGCAGCGAGCACCTGCTCCGCGAGGCGGAGCTGTGGGCCGCGACGGCCGCCGTCCGCTCCGCCGAGTTCGCCTACCCCTACGAGCAGTTGGACCGCATCTGGAAGACGGTGCTGCTCCACCAGTTCCACGACATCCTGCCCGGCTCGTCCATCGCCTGGGTGCACCGCGAGGCTCGCGCGACGTACGCGGCGCTCGCGCAGGAGCTGACCGGCATCATCGACAAGGCGCAGCGCGCGCTGGCCGGTGAGGGGAGCGGCTCCCTGGTCTTCAACTCCGCTCCGCACACCCGTGACGGCGTGCCCGCGGGCGGCGCCCGCCCCGCCGCGATCGACGGACAGTCCGCGATCGCCTCGCGCGCCGACGGCGGCTTCGTCCTGGACAACGGTCTGCTGCGGGTCGAGGTCGACGCGCGCGGCCTGGTCGTCTCCGCGTACGACCTGGTGGCCGACCGGGAGACGGTCGCCCCCGGCGGGGCGGCGAACCTGCCGCAGCTGCACGCCGACTTCCCCAACATGTGGGACGCCTGGGACGTGGACGAGTTCTACCGCAACACCGTCACCGATCTCACCGATGCCGACGAGGTCGAGCCCGGCGAGGGCGCGTCGGTCCGCATCGTGCGCACCTTCGGCGCCTCGCGCCTGACCCAGGTCCTCTCCCTGGAGCCCGGCGTCCAGCGGCTCGACATCGACACCGAGGTGGACTGGCACGAGACCGAGAAGTTCCTCAAGCTGTCCTTCCCGCTGGACATCCACGCGGAGCGGTACGCGTCGGAGACCCAGTTCGGACACTTCTACCGGGCCACCCACACCAACACGAGCTGGGAGGCCGCCAAGTTCGAGGCGTGCAACCACCGCTTCGTGCACATGGAGGAGCCGGGCTGGGGCGTCGCCCTGGTCAACGACTCGACGTACGGCCATGACGTGACCCGCGCGGTCCGCGCCGAGGACTCCGGCACGACCACCACGGTCCGGGTCTCCCTCCTTCGCGCCCCGCGCTTCCCCGACCCCGAGACCGACCAGGGCGTGCACCGCTTCCGGCACGCGCTCGTGCCGGGCGCGGCGATCGGCGACGCGGTGCGCGAGGGCTACCGCATCAACCTGCCCGAGCGCCGGGTGAGCGGCGGCTCGGACGTCGCGCCGCTGGTCACGGTCGACAACGACGCCGTGGTCGTCACCGCGGTCAAGCTCGCCGACGACGGCAGCGGTGACGTGGTCGTGCGCTTCCACGAGTCGCGCGGCGGCAGAGCGAAGACCACGCTGGCGGCGGGCTTCTCGGCAGGTTCGGTCGCGGTGACCGACCTCCTGGAGCGTCCGCTGGCCGACGCGGCGGCTCCGGAGCTCGCGGACGGCGCGGTGTCGCTGACACTCCGCCCGTTCGAGCTGGTCACGCTGCGGTTCAGCAGGAGCTGA
- a CDS encoding glycoside hydrolase 5 family protein: protein MLSSAPPSGTPRFGANYTPSQGWFHHWLDFDIDAVRTDLDAIAALGLDHIRVFPIWPYFQPNRTLIRPRAVEQLVALADAAAERGLDVNVDGLQGHLSSFDFLPAWTQTWHRRNIFSDPDVVSGQAEYLRTLAAALADRPNFIGMTIGNEINQFSAGPHPDPDRITEEQAESWLRTVLAACEQGAPGKLHLHAEYDAAWYQDDQPFTPAQAARLGAVTAVHSWVFNGTAQRHGRTGVATRAHAAYMIELSKAWADDPRRPVWLQEVGAPAPLIPAEHAAEFTESTIEAALDCQDVWGVTWWCSHDVSRDLADFPELEYSLGLLTNAGAVKPAGAAIARVVEERRGRSYEPAPRTTAVVVDDAMSRRSECAPGGVVFEAFARLVADGVRPTAVLASRAADAEQLAARGIGEVVLPGDVG from the coding sequence TTGCTCTCCTCCGCACCGCCTTCGGGCACGCCGCGCTTCGGCGCCAACTACACCCCCAGCCAAGGGTGGTTCCACCACTGGCTCGACTTCGACATCGACGCCGTACGGACCGATCTCGACGCCATCGCCGCGCTCGGCCTCGACCACATCCGGGTCTTCCCGATCTGGCCGTACTTCCAGCCCAACCGCACCCTGATCCGCCCCCGCGCCGTCGAGCAGCTGGTCGCCCTCGCCGACGCCGCCGCCGAACGCGGCCTCGACGTCAACGTGGACGGCCTCCAGGGGCACCTGTCCAGCTTCGACTTCCTGCCCGCGTGGACCCAGACCTGGCACCGGCGGAACATCTTCAGCGACCCCGACGTGGTGTCGGGGCAGGCCGAGTACCTGCGTACGCTCGCCGCGGCCCTCGCCGACCGGCCGAACTTCATCGGCATGACCATCGGCAACGAGATCAACCAGTTCTCGGCGGGCCCGCACCCCGACCCCGACCGCATCACCGAGGAGCAGGCGGAGAGCTGGCTGCGCACCGTACTCGCCGCGTGTGAGCAGGGCGCTCCCGGCAAGCTGCACCTGCACGCCGAGTACGACGCGGCCTGGTACCAGGACGACCAGCCCTTCACCCCGGCGCAGGCCGCGCGGCTCGGCGCGGTCACCGCCGTGCACTCGTGGGTGTTCAACGGCACGGCGCAGCGGCACGGCCGCACCGGCGTGGCCACCCGCGCCCACGCCGCGTACATGATCGAGCTCTCCAAGGCGTGGGCGGACGACCCCCGGCGCCCCGTCTGGCTCCAGGAGGTCGGGGCGCCCGCGCCGCTGATCCCCGCCGAGCACGCGGCCGAGTTCACCGAGTCGACGATCGAGGCGGCACTCGACTGCCAGGACGTGTGGGGTGTGACGTGGTGGTGCTCCCACGACGTCTCGCGTGACCTCGCGGACTTCCCGGAACTGGAGTACAGCCTAGGTCTGTTGACCAACGCCGGTGCGGTGAAGCCCGCGGGGGCGGCGATCGCGCGCGTCGTCGAGGAGCGGCGGGGGCGGTCGTACGAGCCCGCGCCACGGACGACCGCGGTGGTCGTGGACGACGCGATGTCGCGACGCTCCGAGTGTGCCCCCGGAGGGGTGGTCTTCGAGGCGTTCGCCCGCCTTGTGGCGGACGGGGTCCGGCCGACGGCCGTCCTGGCGAGCCGGGCCGCTGACGCGGAGCAGCTCGCTGCGCGGGGCATCGGCGAAGTGGTGCTGCCGGGGGACGTCGGGTAG
- a CDS encoding carbohydrate ABC transporter permease has protein sequence MPVWEIVLRYGLLLAVLALMIGPFLWQLSTSLKGPHENIFSSPPKFLPSDPTFHNYERVADTIPVWDYAFNSLKVAAANVVTNCVGATLAGYALARLRYRGRKAATIVFILAMLVPVEGIIIAQFTTMRELGLNNTLIGVLLPGCVSALNVLLMRNAFLNVPYEIEEAAFVDGANVWQRFLRIALPAVKGTLAVVAIFAFMGAWDDFLWPLIVLSDPDRFTLTIGLNYLHGTFANDERLVAAGTVIAVLPLIVLFACLQRYFFRGVGEGAVKG, from the coding sequence ATGCCGGTGTGGGAGATCGTCCTGCGCTACGGACTGCTGCTCGCCGTCCTCGCGCTGATGATCGGGCCCTTCCTGTGGCAGCTGTCCACGTCCCTGAAGGGCCCGCACGAGAACATCTTCAGCTCCCCGCCGAAGTTCCTGCCCTCCGACCCGACCTTCCACAACTACGAGCGGGTCGCCGACACCATCCCCGTGTGGGACTACGCGTTCAACTCCCTGAAGGTGGCCGCCGCCAACGTCGTCACCAACTGCGTGGGCGCCACCCTGGCGGGCTACGCCCTGGCGCGGCTCCGCTACCGCGGCCGCAAGGCGGCCACGATCGTCTTCATCCTGGCCATGCTGGTGCCCGTCGAGGGCATCATCATCGCCCAGTTCACCACCATGCGTGAGCTCGGCCTCAACAACACCCTCATCGGTGTGCTGCTGCCCGGCTGCGTCTCCGCGCTCAACGTCCTGCTGATGCGCAACGCCTTCCTCAACGTGCCCTACGAGATCGAGGAAGCCGCGTTCGTGGACGGCGCGAACGTGTGGCAGCGGTTCCTGCGCATCGCGCTGCCCGCGGTCAAGGGCACCCTCGCGGTCGTCGCGATCTTCGCCTTCATGGGCGCCTGGGACGACTTCCTGTGGCCCCTGATCGTGCTCAGCGACCCGGACCGCTTCACGCTGACCATCGGCCTGAACTACCTGCACGGCACCTTCGCCAACGACGAACGGCTCGTCGCCGCGGGCACGGTCATCGCCGTGCTCCCGCTGATCGTCCTGTTCGCCTGCCTCCAGCGGTACTTCTTCCGCGGCGTCGGCGAGGGCGCGGTCAAGGGCTGA
- a CDS encoding nitroreductase/quinone reductase family protein codes for MPTSFNQSVIDEFRAQGGTVGGPFEGGDLLLLTTTGARSGKEHTTPLGFIRDGGLLLVVGSNLGAPRHPDWYHNVLARPTVRVELGTEEFQAIAVPAEGERRDRLFERVVAADPGYGDYQERTSRILPVVVLERPAHEADIPEEADNFADKMLQVHLWLRGQLRHVRAETDAHFAALAAHTGPGAPPAPGLGLQIRQHCLAFCDALEFHHTSEDAHLFPTMAGYHPELRDTFDRLAGEHRTVARIQGELAALLADIDGADPDRFRTELERMSDGLTTHLDYEEEELLPILAALPWPPGGPGPEGARATARPATPQPQPQRNDA; via the coding sequence ATGCCCACATCCTTCAACCAGTCCGTCATCGACGAGTTCCGCGCCCAGGGCGGCACGGTCGGCGGCCCCTTCGAGGGCGGCGACCTCCTCCTGCTCACCACCACGGGCGCCAGGTCGGGCAAGGAACACACCACACCGCTCGGGTTCATCCGCGACGGCGGCCTGCTCCTGGTCGTCGGGTCGAACCTCGGCGCGCCCCGGCACCCCGACTGGTACCACAACGTCCTCGCCCGCCCCACGGTGCGCGTGGAGCTCGGCACCGAGGAGTTCCAGGCGATCGCCGTCCCCGCCGAGGGGGAACGCCGCGACCGGCTCTTCGAGCGGGTGGTCGCCGCCGACCCCGGATACGGCGACTACCAGGAGCGGACCAGCAGGATCCTGCCGGTCGTCGTCCTGGAACGCCCCGCGCACGAGGCCGACATCCCCGAAGAGGCCGACAACTTCGCGGACAAGATGCTGCAGGTGCACCTGTGGCTGCGCGGTCAGCTGCGGCACGTGCGGGCCGAGACCGACGCGCACTTCGCGGCGCTCGCCGCGCACACGGGCCCGGGGGCACCGCCCGCGCCGGGACTCGGGCTCCAGATCCGACAGCACTGCCTGGCGTTCTGCGACGCGCTGGAGTTCCACCACACCAGCGAGGACGCGCATCTCTTCCCGACCATGGCGGGGTACCACCCGGAGCTGCGCGACACCTTCGACCGGCTCGCCGGGGAACACCGCACCGTCGCCCGTATCCAGGGCGAGCTCGCGGCGCTCCTCGCGGACATCGACGGCGCGGACCCCGACCGCTTCCGTACCGAACTGGAGCGCATGTCCGATGGGTTGACGACACACCTCGACTACGAGGAGGAGGAACTGCTGCCGATCCTCGCAGCGCTCCCGTGGCCTCCGGGAGGGCCGGGCCCCGAAGGGGCGCGGGCAACTGCGCGACCAGCCACGCCGCAGCCGCAGCCGCAGCGGAACGACGCTTAG
- a CDS encoding LacI family DNA-binding transcriptional regulator: MQGKRSPARRPTMKDIARRAGVSESAVSFALNDRPGVSDLTRDRVRRVAEQLGWRPSTAARALSGEGSATVGLVVARPAATLGVDSFFLQLISGVQEVLAERHLGLLFQVVEDVAAECAVYRHWWAEHRVDGVLVVDPRTDDPRPALLDELGLPAVVTGGVPDPEAGHPGLSTVWADDAGAMASVVGHLHALGHRRIVHIAGLEGLAHTERRIRTLRAEAAGRGLSGVRSVTTDYSDAEGAAATRRVLEAAEPPTALVYDNDVMAVAGVAAATSLGFAVPDDLSVVAWEDSALCRMVHPWLTALSRDTVAFGRSAARELLALLDDGPAATVQVPLPRLIERESTGPVRG; this comes from the coding sequence GTGCAAGGCAAGCGGTCACCGGCGCGCAGGCCGACCATGAAGGACATCGCGCGCCGCGCCGGGGTCTCCGAGAGCGCGGTCTCCTTCGCGCTCAACGACCGTCCTGGCGTCTCCGACCTCACCCGTGACCGGGTGCGCCGGGTCGCCGAACAGCTGGGCTGGCGGCCCAGCACGGCGGCGCGCGCCCTGTCCGGCGAGGGCTCGGCGACGGTGGGCCTGGTGGTGGCGCGCCCCGCGGCGACGCTGGGCGTCGACTCGTTCTTCCTGCAGCTGATCTCGGGCGTCCAGGAGGTGCTCGCGGAGCGGCACTTGGGGCTCCTCTTCCAGGTCGTGGAGGACGTGGCCGCCGAGTGCGCGGTCTACCGGCACTGGTGGGCCGAGCACCGGGTCGACGGGGTGCTCGTGGTGGATCCGCGCACCGACGACCCGCGGCCCGCGCTCCTGGACGAGTTGGGCCTGCCCGCGGTCGTGACGGGTGGCGTGCCCGATCCGGAGGCGGGGCATCCGGGGCTTTCGACGGTGTGGGCGGACGACGCGGGCGCGATGGCGTCTGTCGTCGGCCATCTGCACGCGCTCGGCCACCGCCGCATCGTGCACATCGCGGGTCTCGAAGGCCTCGCGCACACCGAGCGGCGCATCCGCACCCTGCGCGCCGAGGCGGCGGGCCGCGGCCTGTCCGGGGTGCGTTCGGTGACGACGGACTACTCCGACGCGGAGGGCGCCGCGGCGACCCGGCGCGTCCTGGAGGCCGCCGAGCCGCCGACGGCCCTGGTCTACGACAACGACGTGATGGCCGTGGCCGGTGTCGCCGCGGCGACCTCCCTGGGCTTCGCGGTCCCCGACGACCTCTCGGTCGTCGCCTGGGAGGACTCGGCGCTGTGCCGCATGGTGCACCCGTGGCTGACCGCCCTCTCCCGGGACACGGTCGCCTTCGGCAGGTCCGCGGCCAGGGAGCTGCTCGCCCTGCTCGACGACGGGCCCGCGGCGACGGTGCAGGTGCCGCTGCCGCGGCTCATCGAGCGGGAGAGTACGGGGCCGGTGCGGGGCTAA